From a single Cyprinus carpio isolate SPL01 chromosome A3, ASM1834038v1, whole genome shotgun sequence genomic region:
- the LOC109101409 gene encoding splicing factor U2AF 65 kDa subunit-like isoform X2: MSDFEEFEKQLNENRQERERERHRRRSHSSSAGHSKKQRSWSKDRSSRSRGKRSRSRERKSRDHRSSSRDHKKHSYSPRRTRKKKMCKYWDVPPPGFEHITPMQYKAMQAAGQIPNIALLAASTNVGLAVAPAQVPIVGSQMTRQARRLYVGNIPFGVTEESMAEFFNTQMRLAGLSQAPSSPVLAVQINQDKNFAFLEFRSVDETTQAMAFDGIIFQGQSLKIRRPHDYRPLPGISEQPAFHVPGVVSTVVPDSPHKLFIGGLPNYLNDDQVKELLTSFGPLKAFNLVKDSATSLSKGYAFCEYVDISVTDQAVAGLHGMQLGDKKLIVQRASVGAKNANPVSASPQDFNTTPVTLQVPGLQRVQNSGLPTEVLCLLNMVMPEELLDDEDYEEILEDIREECCKYGTVRSIEIPRPVDGVEVPGCGKIFVEYVSAAECQKAMQALTGRKFANRVVVTKYYDPDMYHRHEF, from the exons ATGTCTGATTTCGAGGAGTTCGAGAAACAGCTGAACGAGAATCGACAAG AGAGAGAACGGGAGAGGCATAGGAGAAGGAGTCACAGTAGCTCCGCTGGCCACAGTAAGAAGCAGCGCAGCTGGAGCAAAGACAGAAGCAGTCGCAGCAGAGGAAAGCGCAGCCGCAGTCGAGAGCGTAAGAGCCGAGACCACAGGAGCAGCTCTAGAGATCATAAGAAACACAG ctatTCTCCACGTCGAACAAGGAAGAAAAAGATGTGCAAGTATTGGGATGTTCCCCCTCCAGGCTTTGAGCACATCACTCCAATGCAGTACAAAGCCATGCAAG CTGCTGGCCAGATCCCCAACATTGCTCTACTGGCTGCGTCCACTAATGTTGGTTTGGCAGTCGCTCCCGCACAAGTGCCCATCGTTGGCAGTCAGATGACCAGGCAAGCGCGGCGTCTGTATGTTGGCAACATTCCGTTCGGCGTCACTGAG GAGTCCATGGCTGAATTCTTCAATACCCAGATGAGACTTGCAGGGCTGTCTCAAGCTCCCAGCAGTCCTGTGCTCGCAGTGCAGATCAACCAGGACAAGAACTTTGCTTTCTTAGAG TTTCGATCAGTGGATGAAACCACTCAGGCCATGGCATTTGACGGCATTATCTTTCAAGGACAGTCGCTGAAGATCAGACGTCCACATGACTACCGCCCTCTGCCCGGCATCTCTGAGCAGCCTGCTTTTCATGTCCCAG GTGTCGTGTCCACAGTTGTACCAGACTCTCCTCATAAACTCTTCATTGGAGGTCTGCCAAATTATCTTAATGATGATCAG GTTAAAGAGCTCCTGACGTCATTTGGTCCTCTCAAAGCCTTCAATCTTGTGAAAGACAGTGCCACATCACTGTCCAAAGGCTATGCTTTCTGTGAATATGTGGATATCAGCGTCACTGACCAA GCGGTAGCTGGATTACATGGCATGCAGCTCGGCGATAAAAAGCTCATCGTCCAGCGGGCAAGTGTGGGTGCCAAGAACGCCAATCCTGTAAGTGCCAGTCCTCAAGACTTCAACACA ACGCCCGTCACGCTCCAGGTCCCAGGACTGCAGAGGGTGCAGAACTCAGGCCTGCCGACGGAGGTGCTGTGTCTGCTGAACATGGTCATGCCGGAGGAGCTGCTGGACGACGAGGACTACGAGGAGATCCTGGAGGACATCCGTGAGGAGTGCTGCAAGTACGGCACCGTGCGCTCTATCGAGATCCCCAGGCCTGTGGATGGTGTGGAGGTGCCAGGCTGCGGGAAG ATATTCGTAGAGTACGTGTCTGCTGCAGAATGCCAGAAGGCCATGCAGGCACTCACAGGACGCAAGTTTGCGAACCGCGTGGTGGTCACGAAATACTACGATCCAGACATGTATCACAGGCATGAGTTCTGA
- the im:6904045 gene encoding protein NATD1 — protein sequence MARYILSQKCIFRFSQGYNNSQRLSVSTNFPNTNVIHDRQNQRFTVTLDCGGAVSSAVLKYSLSQDQQVELISTEVPESHRGKGVAAHLAKAALDFVVEENLTARISCWYIRKYVVENPHLGYQAYIEDE from the exons ATGGCGCGATACATACTGTCTCAAAAATGTATCTTTCGGTTCAGTCAAGGATATAACAACAGTCAGCGGCTCAGTGTATCTACAAACTTCCCGAACACAAATGTGATACACGATAGACAGAATCAGCGTTTCACAGTAACTCTAGACTGCGGCG GAGCAGTGAGCAGTGCAGTCCTGAAATACAGTCTCAGTCAGGATCAGCAGGTGGAGCTGATCTCTACAGAGGTTCCTGAATCACACAGGGGTAAAGGTGTAGCAGCACATCTGGCAAAG gcTGCTCTTGATTTCGTTGTTGAAGAAAATTTGACAGCGAggatatcctgttggtacattagaaAATATGTAGTTGAAAATCCACATCTTGGATACCAGGCTTATATTGAAGATGAATAA
- the dhrs7ca gene encoding dehydrogenase/reductase SDR family member 7C-B gives MGISDIMSLDVTSVWLVLSVVAVAAGVFYLYSLILRHLAKTTVRNKVVLITDSLSTLGNECAKLFHTGGARLILCGSNWEKLETLAERLMSESDPTLTFPPKLVELDFSNMESVPEVISEILECYGCLDVLIFNSSMKVKAPVQCLSLEMDRIVMDVNYFGPITLVKGVLSSLICRRTGHILLVNSIQGKLTMPFRASYAASKHAVQAFFDCLRAEVQEYGITVSTVNHTFIKTPSTNSEDEVTAKSVWTDVKPTSLGVTPKEMATELLKTLSSKKKEILMARSIPKAALYVRSLFPNLFFAIMAAGVRNTAAAEMPDD, from the exons ATGGGTATAAGTGACATTATG AGTCTGGATGTGACCTCAGTTTGGCTTGTGCTCTCAGTGGTGGCGGTCGCAGCTGGTGTCTTCTATCTCTACAGTCTGATACTCAGGCATTTAGCCAAGACAACTGTGAGGAACAAAGTGGTGCTGATTACGGATTCGCTGTCAACACTTGGAAATG AATGTGCAAAACTCTTCCATACTGGAGGAGCCAGACTGATCCTTTGTGGAAGTAACTGGGAAAAGTTGGAGACTCTAGCTGAGAGGCTGATGAGTGAATCAGATCCAACACTT ACGTTTCCACCCAAACTAGTGGAGCTGGACTTCAGTAACATGGAGAGTGTTCCTGAGGTGATTTCTGAGATCCTGGAGTGTTACGGCTGTCTGGATGTTCTCATCTTCAACAGTAGTATGAAGGTGAAGGCTCCTGTACAGTGTCTGTCCCTCGAGATGGACAGGATCGTCATGGATGTGAACTACTTTGGGCCCATCACGCTGGTTAAGG GTGTTCTCTCGTCACTGATCTGCAGAAGAACAGGTCACATTCTTCTAGTCAACAGCATTCAGGGAAAACTGACGATGCCGTTCCGTGCCAGCT ATGCTGCCTCCAAGCATGCCGTTCAGGCTTTCTTTGACTGTCTGCGGGCTGAGGTTCAGGAATATGGAATAACGGTCAGTACGGTCAACCACACCTTCATAAAAACTCCCAGCACAAACTCAGAGGATGAAGTCACAGCAAAATCCGTGTGGACAG ATGTCAAACCCACTTCCCTTGGTGTGACCCCTAAAGAGATGGCAACTGAGCTCCTGAAGACTCTGAGCAGTAAGAAGAAGGAGATTTTGATGGCCCGCTCCATCCCTAAAGCAGCTCTCTATGTGAGATCCCTCTTCCCCAATCTGTTCTTCGCCATCATGGCAGCAGGAGTCAGAAACACTGCAGCTGCAGAGATGCCTGATGATTGA
- the LOC109101409 gene encoding splicing factor U2AF 65 kDa subunit-like isoform X1: protein MSDFEEFEKQLNENRQERERERHRRRSHSSSAGHSKKQRSWSKDRSSRSRGKRSRSRERKSRDHRSSSRDHKKHSYSPRRTRKKKMCKYWDVPPPGFEHITPMQYKAMQAAGQIPNIALLAASTNVGLAVAPAQVPIVGSQMTRQARRLYVGNIPFGVTEESMAEFFNTQMRLAGLSQAPSSPVLAVQINQDKNFAFLEFRSVDETTQAMAFDGIIFQGQSLKIRRPHDYRPLPGISEQPAFHVPGVVSTVVPDSPHKLFIGGLPNYLNDDQVKELLTSFGPLKAFNLVKDSATSLSKGYAFCEYVDISVTDQAVAGLHGMQLGDKKLIVQRASVGAKNANPTAVVETPVTLQVPGLQRVQNSGLPTEVLCLLNMVMPEELLDDEDYEEILEDIREECCKYGTVRSIEIPRPVDGVEVPGCGKIFVEYVSAAECQKAMQALTGRKFANRVVVTKYYDPDMYHRHEF from the exons ATGTCTGATTTCGAGGAGTTCGAGAAACAGCTGAACGAGAATCGACAAG AGAGAGAACGGGAGAGGCATAGGAGAAGGAGTCACAGTAGCTCCGCTGGCCACAGTAAGAAGCAGCGCAGCTGGAGCAAAGACAGAAGCAGTCGCAGCAGAGGAAAGCGCAGCCGCAGTCGAGAGCGTAAGAGCCGAGACCACAGGAGCAGCTCTAGAGATCATAAGAAACACAG ctatTCTCCACGTCGAACAAGGAAGAAAAAGATGTGCAAGTATTGGGATGTTCCCCCTCCAGGCTTTGAGCACATCACTCCAATGCAGTACAAAGCCATGCAAG CTGCTGGCCAGATCCCCAACATTGCTCTACTGGCTGCGTCCACTAATGTTGGTTTGGCAGTCGCTCCCGCACAAGTGCCCATCGTTGGCAGTCAGATGACCAGGCAAGCGCGGCGTCTGTATGTTGGCAACATTCCGTTCGGCGTCACTGAG GAGTCCATGGCTGAATTCTTCAATACCCAGATGAGACTTGCAGGGCTGTCTCAAGCTCCCAGCAGTCCTGTGCTCGCAGTGCAGATCAACCAGGACAAGAACTTTGCTTTCTTAGAG TTTCGATCAGTGGATGAAACCACTCAGGCCATGGCATTTGACGGCATTATCTTTCAAGGACAGTCGCTGAAGATCAGACGTCCACATGACTACCGCCCTCTGCCCGGCATCTCTGAGCAGCCTGCTTTTCATGTCCCAG GTGTCGTGTCCACAGTTGTACCAGACTCTCCTCATAAACTCTTCATTGGAGGTCTGCCAAATTATCTTAATGATGATCAG GTTAAAGAGCTCCTGACGTCATTTGGTCCTCTCAAAGCCTTCAATCTTGTGAAAGACAGTGCCACATCACTGTCCAAAGGCTATGCTTTCTGTGAATATGTGGATATCAGCGTCACTGACCAA GCGGTAGCTGGATTACATGGCATGCAGCTCGGCGATAAAAAGCTCATCGTCCAGCGGGCAAGTGTGGGTGCCAAGAACGCCAATCCT ACCGCTGTTGTTGAGACGCCCGTCACGCTCCAGGTCCCAGGACTGCAGAGGGTGCAGAACTCAGGCCTGCCGACGGAGGTGCTGTGTCTGCTGAACATGGTCATGCCGGAGGAGCTGCTGGACGACGAGGACTACGAGGAGATCCTGGAGGACATCCGTGAGGAGTGCTGCAAGTACGGCACCGTGCGCTCTATCGAGATCCCCAGGCCTGTGGATGGTGTGGAGGTGCCAGGCTGCGGGAAG ATATTCGTAGAGTACGTGTCTGCTGCAGAATGCCAGAAGGCCATGCAGGCACTCACAGGACGCAAGTTTGCGAACCGCGTGGTGGTCACGAAATACTACGATCCAGACATGTATCACAGGCATGAGTTCTGA